One window of Mediterraneibacter butyricigenes genomic DNA carries:
- the yqeC gene encoding selenium cofactor biosynthesis protein YqeC has product MIYRCSDHTRWETRDILSMLQIDRGSAPVISIAGGGGKTTTAFCLKRGFAERKEPVLLTTTTHMRRPTGPEVLLEDSETEFQTKLKKYGWVIAGLPVENGKISSMPDTFLEKRILEKISMVIEADGARCLPVKMPEAWEPVLHPQTDLFVGVIGLDALGQPLGEICFRRNLAAEFLEKDLDEKMTWEDLARIAAAPEGLMKGTEHIRRRLVFLNKAEGKERIEAGKKIASYLQERKIGEVYLSSYGEEERA; this is encoded by the coding sequence ATGATTTACCGATGCAGTGATCATACCAGATGGGAAACCAGAGATATTTTATCCATGCTCCAGATTGACAGAGGAAGTGCTCCGGTGATCTCGATTGCGGGTGGTGGAGGCAAAACGACTACGGCATTCTGCCTGAAACGGGGATTTGCAGAGCGAAAAGAACCAGTGCTTCTTACCACAACCACGCATATGCGTCGTCCGACAGGACCGGAAGTCTTACTGGAAGATTCTGAGACAGAGTTTCAGACAAAACTGAAGAAATATGGTTGGGTGATCGCAGGACTTCCGGTGGAGAATGGGAAGATCTCGTCAATGCCGGATACATTTCTGGAAAAAAGAATTCTGGAGAAAATATCGATGGTTATAGAAGCTGATGGAGCCAGATGTCTGCCGGTGAAAATGCCGGAAGCGTGGGAGCCGGTTCTGCACCCGCAGACGGATCTGTTTGTGGGTGTGATCGGACTGGACGCGCTGGGGCAACCACTTGGGGAAATCTGTTTTCGCAGGAATCTGGCCGCAGAATTTTTAGAGAAAGATCTGGATGAGAAAATGACCTGGGAGGATCTGGCACGGATTGCAGCGGCGCCGGAAGGATTGATGAAAGGTACAGAACATATCAGGCGGCGACTGGTCTTTTTGAATAAAGCAGAAGGAAAGGAACGGATCGAAGCAGGGAAAAAGATTGCATCATATCTGCAGGAGAGGAAAATCGGAGAGGTTTATCTGAGCAGTTATGGAGAAGAGGAGAGAGCATGA
- the hydA gene encoding dihydropyrimidinase: protein MKRIFKGGTVVTGSGLKQVDLLVKGEKILAEGEDLNYKDAEIVDVTGKYLFPGFIDAHTHMALEVSGTITADKFETGTKAEISGGTTCIIDFATQEKGETLKQALEHWHTKSDGKSSCDYAFHLAIGDWNQEISRELEEVVKGGISSFKLYMTYDNRVDDETMYEILTRVKELGGIVGVHCENHGIIQARLKEVLEEKGNRKDVSDYPGTRPAAAEAEAVNRFLAIARCVDTPVIVVHLSTAEGYEVIEHARANGQVVYIETCPQYLLMDESRYDLPDGKARNYMIAPPLRTVSDQEVLWHALETDRIQTIATDHCSFTEEQKRAGEEDFSKTPCGMPGAEERPALIYHYGVGTGRLSLEQMCRYLAETPARQYHLYPRKGVLEPGSDADIVVWDPEMVWTLSKETQQSAAGYCPLEGTQLKGRAQQVYLRGELIAENGQILKENQGIYILH, encoded by the coding sequence ATGAAACGGATATTTAAAGGCGGAACAGTGGTAACAGGATCCGGATTGAAACAGGTGGATTTGCTGGTAAAGGGAGAAAAGATTCTGGCCGAGGGAGAAGATTTAAATTACAAGGATGCAGAAATCGTAGATGTGACGGGAAAATACCTTTTCCCGGGATTTATTGATGCACATACACATATGGCACTGGAAGTCTCAGGAACCATCACAGCAGATAAATTTGAGACAGGGACGAAAGCGGAAATTTCCGGAGGAACGACCTGTATCATAGATTTTGCCACACAGGAAAAAGGAGAGACTCTGAAGCAGGCGCTGGAGCACTGGCATACCAAATCAGACGGAAAGTCGTCCTGTGACTATGCATTCCATCTGGCAATCGGTGATTGGAATCAGGAAATCAGCCGAGAACTGGAGGAAGTGGTGAAGGGAGGAATCTCTTCTTTTAAATTATATATGACCTATGATAACCGGGTGGATGATGAGACGATGTATGAGATCCTGACCAGGGTAAAGGAATTGGGCGGAATTGTAGGGGTTCATTGTGAGAACCATGGAATCATCCAGGCGAGACTGAAGGAAGTGCTGGAAGAAAAAGGAAACAGAAAGGATGTCTCTGACTATCCGGGAACCCGACCGGCAGCAGCAGAGGCAGAGGCAGTGAACCGCTTCCTTGCCATTGCACGTTGTGTGGATACTCCGGTGATCGTGGTACATTTGAGTACGGCAGAAGGATATGAGGTCATTGAACACGCGAGGGCGAATGGTCAGGTTGTTTACATCGAGACCTGCCCACAATACCTTCTGATGGACGAGAGCCGTTATGATCTGCCGGACGGAAAAGCAAGAAATTACATGATCGCACCGCCGCTTCGTACGGTATCGGATCAGGAGGTGCTGTGGCATGCACTGGAAACAGATCGAATTCAGACGATTGCTACAGATCATTGCAGTTTTACGGAAGAGCAGAAAAGAGCAGGGGAAGAAGATTTTTCTAAAACACCTTGCGGAATGCCCGGAGCAGAGGAACGTCCGGCCCTGATCTATCACTATGGAGTGGGAACCGGAAGACTCAGTTTGGAGCAAATGTGCCGGTATCTGGCAGAGACTCCGGCAAGACAGTATCATCTTTATCCGAGAAAGGGCGTGCTGGAGCCGGGAAGCGATGCAGATATTGTGGTATGGGATCCGGAAATGGTCTGGACGTTGTCGAAAGAAACCCAGCAGTCGGCAGCCGGATACTGTCCGCTGGAAGGAACCCAGTTGAAGGGAAGAGCACAACAGGTCTATTTAAGAGGAGAGCTGATTGCAGAGAATGGACAGATTTTAAAGGAAAATCAGGGAATTTACATTCTGCACTGA
- a CDS encoding PRD domain-containing protein: MYRITKVLNHNAILAVEGQGISEFLLLGKGVGFGKKVTQTVEVPEGTAIYSLQENTQRGSAKDLIKEVDPKYLEIADAILNEAEKKLGKLDRTVLFPMADHLAFAIRRIQNGEQIHNPLANDIRILFHQEYKAAQCAEELLKKEYGIQIVPDEIGYLALHVHSAITEEKISDGMLTAQAVHYCVELLEQETGQSIDVMSLAYNRLMNHVRYMIARAIQGEKLKLNMNDYMSIKFPRRYALAEQICREIEKTLHKTIEEVEIGYLAMHLERIASEELEEG, from the coding sequence ATGTACAGGATTACGAAAGTATTGAATCACAACGCAATCCTGGCAGTGGAAGGCCAGGGAATCTCAGAATTTCTGCTGCTTGGAAAAGGAGTGGGATTCGGGAAAAAAGTGACACAGACTGTGGAGGTACCGGAAGGAACAGCCATTTATTCCCTTCAGGAAAATACTCAGAGAGGATCGGCGAAAGATCTGATAAAAGAAGTCGATCCAAAGTACCTGGAGATTGCGGATGCAATTTTAAATGAAGCAGAAAAAAAGTTGGGAAAACTGGATCGGACGGTATTGTTTCCTATGGCAGACCACCTGGCATTTGCCATTCGCAGAATCCAAAACGGAGAGCAGATCCACAATCCGCTGGCAAATGATATCCGGATTCTGTTTCATCAAGAATATAAGGCGGCACAATGTGCGGAAGAACTTCTGAAAAAAGAGTATGGTATACAAATCGTACCGGATGAGATCGGTTATCTGGCATTGCATGTCCACTCGGCTATTACAGAAGAAAAAATCTCGGATGGAATGTTGACGGCTCAGGCGGTTCACTACTGTGTGGAACTTTTAGAGCAGGAGACCGGACAGAGCATTGATGTGATGTCCCTGGCGTACAATCGTCTGATGAATCATGTGCGGTATATGATCGCACGGGCAATTCAGGGAGAAAAACTGAAATTAAATATGAACGATTACATGTCGATTAAATTTCCAAGGAGGTATGCACTGGCAGAACAGATTTGCCGGGAAATCGAGAAAACGCTGCATAAAACCATCGAAGAAGTGGAAATCGGATACCTCGCGATGCATCTGGAGCGAATCGCCAGTGAAGAACTGGAAGAAGGGTGA
- a CDS encoding PTS transporter subunit IIABC, producing MKDKIFGVLQRVGRSFMLPIAILPVAGLLLGLGSSFTNETMLQTYGLIKFMGPGTIPYMIFQVMSSAGNVVFDNLPLLFAMGVAIGMARKEKEVAALSAVIAFFIMHASINAMITINGGAEKLLSGATTSVCGITSLQMGVFGGMLVGLGVAALHNRYYKIELPQVLSFFGGTRFVPIVCALAYTGVGILMFFVWPAVQTGIYAIGDLVMRSGYFGTWIYGFMERLLIPFGLHHVFYLPFWQTGLGGTMEVAGKTIEGAQNIFFAQLADPSVTHYAVSATRFMSGKFPLMIFGLPGAALAMYKTAKPEKKKAVEGLLLSAALTAMLTGITEPLEFTFLFVAPMLYGIHCVLAGCAYMLMHIFNVGVGMTFSGGIIDLTLFGIMQGNAKTNWIWIVIVGVGYFIVYYFLFSFLIKKLDLKTPGRDDSEEVKLYRRSDVEAKKKGQKTGEEGNAVSEEDALSEMICNGLGGKKNISDVDCCATRLRCTVFDPKLVNEGMLKATGASGVIKKGEGVQVIYGPRVSVIKSNLEDYLETAPNEVYTESTTESKQEPEKTETVKGSESAEKIGANVGAETDSESKTMGVTPVKTVIISSPVQGVAADLSTAPDEAFAGKMMGDGAVVTPTEGTVVAPEDGEVVFVFDTKHAIGFVTDSGISLLLHMGIDTVKLGGEGFEVLVENGQKVKKGDVLMKMDLNYLKEHAPSVTSPILCTELEDNQKIRLLKEGEIQAGEALFAIDSFE from the coding sequence ATGAAAGACAAGATTTTTGGCGTTTTGCAGCGTGTCGGAAGATCCTTTATGCTTCCAATCGCAATCTTACCGGTAGCAGGACTTCTCTTAGGACTGGGAAGCTCGTTTACCAATGAAACCATGCTTCAGACCTATGGCCTGATCAAATTTATGGGACCCGGAACGATTCCATATATGATCTTTCAGGTTATGAGTTCGGCAGGAAATGTCGTCTTTGATAATTTGCCGTTGTTGTTTGCAATGGGAGTGGCAATCGGAATGGCAAGAAAAGAAAAAGAAGTCGCAGCATTGTCTGCTGTCATTGCATTTTTCATTATGCATGCTTCTATCAATGCTATGATCACCATTAACGGTGGAGCGGAAAAACTCTTAAGCGGAGCAACGACATCCGTTTGCGGCATCACATCTCTGCAGATGGGTGTATTCGGCGGTATGTTGGTAGGACTTGGAGTTGCAGCACTTCACAACCGTTATTATAAAATCGAATTGCCACAGGTATTATCCTTCTTTGGCGGAACAAGATTTGTACCGATCGTATGTGCACTGGCTTATACCGGTGTGGGAATTCTGATGTTCTTTGTATGGCCGGCAGTTCAGACCGGGATTTATGCCATCGGAGATCTGGTTATGAGATCCGGATATTTCGGAACCTGGATCTATGGATTTATGGAAAGACTGTTGATCCCGTTTGGACTTCATCATGTATTCTATCTTCCGTTTTGGCAGACCGGACTGGGCGGTACCATGGAAGTGGCAGGAAAGACGATCGAAGGAGCCCAGAATATTTTCTTTGCGCAGCTTGCAGATCCGAGTGTGACACATTATGCAGTTTCAGCTACCAGATTTATGTCCGGAAAATTCCCGCTGATGATCTTTGGCCTGCCGGGAGCAGCACTTGCCATGTATAAGACAGCAAAACCGGAAAAGAAAAAAGCAGTGGAGGGTCTGTTGCTTTCCGCGGCACTGACTGCGATGTTGACCGGTATTACAGAACCGCTGGAATTTACGTTCCTGTTTGTGGCTCCGATGCTTTATGGAATTCACTGTGTGCTGGCAGGTTGTGCATACATGCTGATGCATATCTTTAATGTAGGAGTTGGAATGACGTTTTCAGGTGGTATCATTGACCTGACACTGTTTGGAATCATGCAGGGAAATGCAAAGACCAACTGGATCTGGATTGTAATCGTCGGCGTAGGATATTTCATTGTGTATTATTTCTTGTTCAGCTTCCTGATCAAAAAACTGGATTTGAAAACTCCGGGAAGAGATGACAGTGAAGAAGTAAAACTTTATCGCAGAAGTGATGTAGAAGCAAAGAAAAAAGGACAAAAAACCGGAGAAGAGGGAAATGCGGTAAGTGAAGAAGACGCACTTTCCGAGATGATCTGTAACGGTCTTGGCGGAAAGAAAAACATTTCGGATGTAGACTGTTGTGCCACAAGACTTCGTTGTACGGTATTTGATCCGAAGCTGGTGAACGAAGGAATGTTAAAAGCAACCGGAGCATCCGGAGTGATCAAAAAAGGAGAAGGTGTTCAGGTCATTTATGGACCAAGGGTATCTGTAATTAAGTCAAACCTGGAAGATTATCTGGAAACCGCACCGAATGAGGTGTATACTGAAAGTACGACAGAAAGCAAACAGGAGCCGGAGAAAACCGAAACAGTAAAGGGATCTGAAAGTGCAGAGAAAATTGGTGCGAACGTTGGGGCTGAGACAGATAGTGAGTCAAAGACAATGGGGGTAACGCCTGTAAAAACAGTGATTATTTCCAGCCCGGTACAGGGAGTGGCAGCAGATCTTTCCACAGCCCCGGATGAAGCATTTGCCGGAAAAATGATGGGAGACGGAGCGGTTGTAACTCCGACGGAAGGGACGGTAGTTGCACCGGAAGATGGAGAAGTAGTCTTTGTGTTTGATACCAAACATGCCATCGGATTTGTGACAGATTCCGGAATCAGTTTATTACTTCATATGGGAATCGATACCGTAAAATTAGGTGGAGAAGGATTTGAAGTTCTCGTAGAAAACGGACAGAAAGTAAAGAAAGGCGATGTTTTGATGAAGATGGATCTGAACTACCTGAAAGAACATGCACCGTCTGTTACTTCTCCGATTCTCTGTACAGAATTAGAAGACAATCAGAAGATCCGCCTGCTAAAAGAAGGGGAAATCCAGGCAGGAGAGGCACTGTTTGCAATTGATAGTTTTGAATAA
- a CDS encoding DUF975 family protein: MWNRVDLKARGKEAFRKNYWASVAVALLSGLVTTVSASSGRNAVDTGSSTSGYAHYYGGNMFSSLFAGVLTATLVVLGIFLVVLRIFIGNLLEIGGCRFFLANQQEQPRVSKMFEVFKGGNYGNQVLTMFLMNLYVFLWSLLLIVPGIIKGYEYRMVPYILAENPDMDRKEVFLISKRMMDGKKMDAFVLDLSFIGWVILGTITCGIVNLFYVSPYMQATNAEMYTANREIAYEEGYIR, encoded by the coding sequence ATGTGGAATCGAGTAGACCTGAAGGCACGAGGTAAAGAGGCATTCAGGAAAAATTATTGGGCAAGTGTTGCGGTTGCATTGTTGTCAGGGCTGGTCACAACAGTATCGGCAAGCAGCGGAAGAAATGCGGTGGATACAGGAAGCAGTACATCAGGATATGCGCATTATTATGGGGGAAATATGTTTAGCTCCCTGTTTGCAGGAGTTCTGACAGCGACACTGGTGGTGTTGGGAATCTTTCTGGTGGTGTTGCGGATATTCATCGGAAATCTCCTCGAAATTGGAGGGTGCAGATTCTTCCTGGCCAATCAGCAGGAGCAGCCGAGAGTCAGCAAGATGTTTGAAGTATTCAAAGGCGGCAATTATGGCAATCAGGTTCTGACCATGTTTTTAATGAATTTATATGTGTTCTTATGGTCTTTGCTTCTGATAGTTCCGGGAATTATCAAAGGATATGAATACCGGATGGTGCCGTATATTCTGGCAGAGAATCCGGATATGGATCGGAAAGAAGTTTTTCTGATCAGCAAGCGTATGATGGATGGAAAGAAGATGGACGCTTTCGTGTTGGATCTGTCCTTTATCGGTTGGGTCATTCTGGGCACAATCACCTGCGGAATTGTAAATCTGTTCTATGTGTCTCCATATATGCAGGCAACCAATGCGGAAATGTATACCGCAAACCGTGAGATCGCATATGAAGAGGGATATATTCGGTAA
- the yqeB gene encoding selenium-dependent molybdenum cofactor biosynthesis protein YqeB: MKILIKGAGDLATGIASRLYNSGYQILMTDIAVPLTVRRTVALSRAVYEGKAEVETMTGILVKNMDEAEKVLSDRNIPVIVDEKAEIRKDYQPDVVVDAILAKKNLGTRITDAPLVIGVGPGFTAGEDCHVVVETKRGHYLGQAIWKGSAIPNTGIPGNIGGFTVERIIRATADGIFEPVAKIGDMVEKDQIVAYSGGQEIRAKMSGIVRGMLQEHVPVTENMKCGDIDARCELEHCYTISDKARAVGGGVLEAVCGFEHRRV, translated from the coding sequence ATGAAAATATTGATCAAAGGTGCAGGGGATCTGGCTACGGGAATTGCATCCAGACTCTATAACAGCGGTTATCAGATCCTGATGACAGATATTGCAGTACCGTTGACGGTGCGAAGAACCGTGGCGTTGTCGAGGGCAGTTTATGAAGGGAAAGCTGAAGTGGAAACCATGACAGGAATCCTTGTAAAAAATATGGATGAGGCAGAAAAAGTGCTTTCCGACAGAAATATTCCGGTCATCGTGGATGAGAAGGCCGAAATCCGAAAGGATTATCAGCCGGATGTAGTGGTAGATGCGATTCTGGCAAAGAAAAATCTGGGGACCAGAATCACAGATGCTCCGTTGGTGATCGGAGTGGGACCGGGATTTACGGCCGGTGAAGATTGCCATGTGGTCGTTGAGACGAAAAGGGGCCATTATCTGGGACAGGCGATCTGGAAGGGCAGTGCCATTCCAAATACCGGAATCCCGGGAAATATCGGTGGATTTACAGTGGAAAGAATCATCCGTGCCACTGCAGACGGAATCTTTGAGCCGGTGGCAAAGATCGGAGATATGGTGGAAAAAGATCAGATTGTGGCATATTCCGGAGGACAGGAAATCCGTGCGAAAATGTCAGGAATTGTCCGTGGAATGTTACAGGAGCATGTCCCGGTAACGGAGAATATGAAATGCGGAGACATTGACGCGAGATGTGAATTGGAACATTGTTACACGATTTCAGATAAAGCAAGAGCCGTTGGTGGAGGGGTTTTGGAAGCTGTCTGTGGATTTGAGCACAGGAGAGTGTAA